The following are from one region of the Priestia filamentosa genome:
- a CDS encoding accessory Sec system S-layer assembly protein — MFRFFKRGEQNIKKQGLDSTIEPGERVTTENQEASISPKLSLHPDWETTEEDRYVYQFLNNSCTPLKPNQVSLSGANLTKDENGNAVVTALVRTSLSTPLTLDVMKLVLMDSEKNIIAKKSFHFKELGVIPPTSSRPWQFTFEKESLKTKDLPKENWTLAFQIAPPHKLDLDETWENNLSENEKESLKNLVEKEMTPPKDGEVNFQSLQADQSKSGNLHISLLLRNGTDQDVTFEQIPLIVEDAMGDQVAEGVFQTKDLLIKAYTTKPWTFIYPASLIQKENADFSRWRAYPNQQ; from the coding sequence TTGTTTCGCTTTTTTAAACGTGGAGAACAGAATATTAAGAAACAAGGTCTTGATAGTACAATTGAACCTGGAGAAAGAGTAACAACGGAAAATCAAGAGGCTAGCATCTCCCCTAAACTTTCCTTACACCCTGATTGGGAAACAACAGAAGAGGATCGCTATGTTTATCAGTTTTTGAATAATAGCTGTACCCCACTGAAGCCTAATCAAGTTTCTTTATCAGGTGCAAATCTCACAAAAGATGAAAATGGAAATGCTGTTGTAACAGCTCTTGTTCGCACAAGCTTATCAACCCCATTAACGCTAGATGTTATGAAACTTGTGTTAATGGATAGTGAGAAAAATATCATTGCTAAAAAATCTTTTCATTTTAAAGAGCTTGGCGTGATTCCTCCTACTTCAAGCAGACCTTGGCAGTTTACTTTTGAAAAAGAAAGCTTAAAAACAAAAGATCTTCCAAAGGAAAATTGGACATTAGCTTTTCAAATAGCCCCTCCTCATAAATTAGACTTAGATGAGACTTGGGAAAACAATTTATCAGAAAATGAAAAAGAGAGCCTAAAAAATCTTGTTGAAAAAGAAATGACTCCCCCTAAAGATGGAGAAGTAAATTTTCAAAGTCTACAAGCAGATCAATCCAAGAGTGGAAATCTGCATATTTCCCTACTATTAAGAAATGGAACAGATCAAGACGTAACATTTGAACAGATTCCTCTTATTGTAGAAGATGCTATGGGAGATCAAGTAGCAGAAGGTGTCTTCCAAACAAAAGATCTACTAATTAAGGCATACACAACAAAACCATGGACATTTATTTATCCAGCAAGCTTAATTCAAAAAGAAAATGCTGATTTCAGTCGATGGAGAGCATATCCAAATCAACAATAA
- a CDS encoding S-layer homology domain-containing protein: protein MKRLSLCLTISFAVFMLASPFSIQRAEASSNVNKNIMGDSVLTASQMAAFVHSKNPSNIRLYGITVEELAQLFLIAGKHEGVRGDVAFVQALKETGYFKYGGDVVPEQNNYAGIGTTGGGVKGHYFDAPTTGVYAQIQHLKAYASKEPLNTPLVDPRYKYVTKGIAPTWPDLQGRWAMQPRGNYGDDILSIYREMQDFASKMKPPVENEGSITLPSKDPNPFPSDVSKNNEAYEAVQFFLKNDVIDGYDIDGKVYVKPYDNITRYQFVKILVQALGLKKDGDAPAFTDVNPHDKDYIYLETAASLGIVKGSNGKFMPYEKIKREHIAAMVYRATEQLLDYNQYSGQEKAFKDVNTSSEFYEAISKSSAAGVINGFSEIEFGPTKYATRAQGIMIIYRVIEKINEQANS from the coding sequence TTGAAACGTTTATCTTTGTGTTTGACGATTTCATTTGCTGTTTTTATGCTAGCTTCTCCCTTCTCTATACAACGTGCAGAAGCTAGTAGCAATGTAAACAAAAATATTATGGGCGATTCAGTGTTAACAGCTTCACAAATGGCAGCATTTGTACATAGTAAAAACCCAAGCAATATTCGCCTTTATGGCATTACGGTAGAGGAACTTGCTCAACTCTTTCTTATCGCTGGAAAACATGAGGGAGTACGAGGAGATGTAGCTTTTGTACAAGCTCTAAAGGAAACTGGATATTTTAAATATGGCGGTGACGTTGTTCCAGAACAAAATAATTACGCTGGAATTGGGACAACTGGCGGTGGTGTAAAAGGACATTACTTTGATGCCCCAACTACTGGTGTTTACGCACAAATTCAACATCTAAAAGCATATGCTTCTAAAGAACCTCTAAATACTCCACTTGTTGATCCACGATACAAATACGTAACAAAAGGAATTGCTCCAACTTGGCCAGATTTGCAAGGTCGATGGGCAATGCAACCAAGAGGAAACTACGGGGATGATATTCTTTCGATTTATAGAGAAATGCAGGACTTTGCTTCTAAAATGAAGCCACCAGTTGAAAATGAAGGTTCTATTACTCTTCCAAGTAAAGATCCAAATCCATTTCCTTCAGACGTTTCTAAAAACAATGAAGCATATGAAGCTGTACAATTTTTCTTAAAGAACGACGTTATTGATGGCTACGATATTGATGGAAAAGTTTACGTAAAACCTTATGATAATATCACGAGATATCAATTTGTAAAGATTCTTGTTCAAGCTCTTGGCCTTAAGAAAGACGGAGATGCTCCAGCATTTACGGATGTAAATCCTCATGATAAAGATTATATATATCTTGAGACAGCCGCAAGTTTAGGGATTGTAAAAGGAAGCAATGGGAAATTCATGCCTTATGAAAAAATTAAACGTGAACATATTGCAGCTATGGTCTACCGAGCAACAGAGCAACTTTTAGACTATAACCAATATAGTGGACAAGAAAAAGCATTTAAAGATGTGAACACTTCTTCAGAGTTTTATGAAGCTATTTCTAAATCTTCTGCAGCTGGCGTTATTAATGGTTTCTCTGAAATAGAATTTGGTCCCACAAAGTATGCAACACGTGCACAAGGAATCATGATAATTTATAGAGTAATTGAAAAGATTAATGAACAAGCAAATTCGTAA
- a CDS encoding oligosaccharide repeat unit polymerase, with amino-acid sequence MFKNNRLIQFINKGDVFSPYIFFPAIFAIYFFMSLFDFGRIQYFKAYNNIFLPVIVGLIAYYIAVFLIQKLGWKFPKFGLSFLKGKTIYFVYLLTLVGLVSYLAMLFTGQIGITDESVRRNLDPKLNFLSSLLWFGGLLIVFYGVVGSGGRLSKKQKISYGVIIALILVAFILMGYRTPIAIMFFTSLIAFHYLVKRVKTSWIILMVAVIGISFSLFGLFRVLTEDTSKEFNTRQGPQVEEEHQQEEAITEKQEAIRKVNETPKWVRALTETMVTGRIVISKIEDYTEDHGYLNGELHKSILGTVLPGEQKSPRMIVTEAANDYAVKQVGEYVTRPGRTTTPTVIGQLYMDGGYVGIVIGMGIFGIILSLLYNRMRQTTTKSYQTIAYGFVTTIFMISIHTGLLDLIFLLMIGFAIIATSIEQDKRRDGQFNRLS; translated from the coding sequence ATGTTTAAAAATAATCGACTTATTCAATTTATTAATAAAGGTGACGTTTTTTCACCTTATATCTTCTTTCCAGCGATCTTTGCTATTTACTTTTTTATGAGTTTGTTTGATTTTGGTCGCATTCAGTACTTTAAGGCCTATAACAATATTTTCCTACCGGTCATTGTTGGTCTTATTGCTTATTATATAGCGGTATTTTTAATCCAAAAACTTGGTTGGAAATTCCCGAAATTTGGACTTTCCTTCTTGAAGGGAAAAACAATTTATTTTGTTTATCTCCTAACTCTTGTAGGATTAGTGAGCTACTTAGCTATGCTTTTTACAGGTCAAATCGGAATTACGGATGAATCTGTACGTCGTAATCTAGATCCAAAACTTAATTTCCTAAGTTCCCTATTATGGTTTGGCGGTCTTCTTATTGTCTTCTACGGTGTAGTAGGAAGCGGTGGCCGTTTATCGAAGAAACAGAAGATCTCTTACGGTGTTATTATTGCCTTAATCCTTGTTGCGTTTATCCTTATGGGATATCGTACACCAATTGCTATTATGTTTTTTACATCACTCATTGCTTTCCACTACTTAGTAAAGAGAGTAAAAACATCGTGGATTATCTTAATGGTAGCGGTTATTGGTATTTCATTTTCTCTCTTTGGACTCTTCCGTGTATTAACAGAGGATACATCGAAAGAATTTAATACACGTCAAGGACCCCAAGTTGAAGAGGAACATCAGCAGGAAGAAGCAATCACAGAAAAGCAAGAAGCTATTCGTAAGGTAAATGAAACTCCAAAATGGGTTCGAGCTTTAACTGAAACAATGGTAACAGGACGTATTGTTATCAGTAAAATTGAAGATTATACAGAAGATCATGGTTACCTGAACGGAGAACTTCATAAAAGTATTCTTGGTACAGTGCTTCCAGGTGAGCAAAAATCACCACGTATGATTGTAACAGAAGCAGCTAACGATTATGCAGTAAAACAGGTTGGGGAGTATGTTACAAGACCTGGAAGAACAACAACGCCAACTGTTATTGGTCAGTTGTATATGGACGGAGGATACGTTGGAATCGTTATTGGAATGGGTATCTTCGGTATTATTCTATCTCTTCTTTACAACAGAATGAGACAAACAACAACAAAGTCATATCAAACAATTGCGTATGGTTTTGTTACAACGATTTTTATGATTTCCATTCATACAGGATTGCTTGATCTGATTTTCCTACTTATGATTGGTTTTGCCATTATTGCAACATCTATTGAGCAAGATAAACGCAGAGATGGTCAGTTTAATCGACTATCATAA
- the murJ gene encoding murein biosynthesis integral membrane protein MurJ, whose translation MSKLKFVTLLFFVSTFVLKFSSMLRDVAITNYFGSTRITDAYTVSMVIPNAIVLFMLTGMKEAFLPSYYKYDAKGKGFSHLTNVVKGTTVIATLIALIGMMLSPFIVPLIYNDFQGEAKDVAIWTSVIYFASILLVGVNAVFEGYFDAQRKFSFSVFSQTIVVFCTIGGAVFFHAQLGIYSVPLGYLVGTLISFLIKLVYLKPTNFIDWKQKSDWSEIKAFYYIFVPVGLTIAVGQVNLLVNSIFSAQLGDGAATNLNLAFRLINIPQAVFGVTIATIIFPMLARAKSQDDKALFKRGIEKGLSLMFLFLAPTLAGMLILMPEVVKVVYERGKFTAEATAATSHYAIFYVGSALFYSIQAVIAKGFYTLEKGHYMLRVGIVSIICNVILNAILVNTLGASGLALSFSLVALIYSAITFTTLYKLINGFSLSYVGMEYGKVLIATCAMFGLLMLMKGTIETYSPNEYVYLMVMIIIGAISYFIVLFLTRSRSMKELMNIKQLKREASEGR comes from the coding sequence ATGTCAAAACTTAAATTTGTTACACTGCTATTTTTCGTATCAACGTTTGTATTAAAGTTCTCTAGTATGCTTAGGGATGTAGCCATTACAAACTATTTTGGAAGTACTAGAATCACAGATGCATACACAGTTTCAATGGTCATTCCAAATGCTATTGTTTTATTTATGCTAACGGGAATGAAAGAAGCCTTTTTACCGAGTTATTATAAATATGATGCAAAAGGAAAAGGATTTTCTCACTTAACAAACGTTGTGAAGGGGACAACTGTTATTGCGACATTGATTGCTTTAATCGGAATGATGTTGTCACCTTTTATAGTGCCCCTCATTTATAATGATTTTCAAGGCGAAGCAAAAGATGTAGCAATTTGGACATCTGTCATTTATTTTGCTTCCATTCTTCTTGTTGGAGTCAACGCTGTTTTTGAAGGCTATTTTGACGCTCAAAGAAAATTTTCCTTCTCTGTATTTTCCCAAACTATTGTTGTTTTTTGTACAATTGGAGGAGCAGTTTTCTTCCATGCACAGCTTGGTATTTATTCAGTACCGCTTGGCTATTTAGTTGGGACGCTAATTTCATTTCTAATCAAACTCGTGTATCTTAAGCCAACCAATTTTATTGATTGGAAGCAAAAGTCGGATTGGAGCGAAATCAAAGCCTTCTACTATATTTTTGTTCCTGTAGGTTTAACAATTGCAGTTGGACAAGTTAACTTGCTTGTAAACTCTATTTTCTCAGCTCAGCTTGGGGACGGAGCGGCAACAAATTTAAATCTTGCCTTCAGGCTTATCAATATTCCGCAGGCTGTGTTTGGTGTAACGATTGCAACAATTATTTTTCCTATGCTTGCCCGTGCAAAATCACAAGATGATAAGGCGCTCTTTAAAAGAGGGATTGAAAAGGGGCTTTCGCTCATGTTTTTATTCCTAGCACCAACTCTTGCAGGGATGCTTATTCTTATGCCTGAGGTTGTAAAAGTAGTCTATGAACGTGGAAAATTTACGGCTGAAGCAACTGCTGCCACGAGCCATTATGCAATATTCTACGTTGGCTCAGCACTTTTCTACAGTATTCAAGCTGTTATTGCAAAAGGGTTTTATACGTTAGAAAAAGGACATTATATGTTACGGGTAGGAATTGTCTCTATCATATGTAACGTTATTCTAAATGCTATTCTTGTTAATACTCTAGGTGCATCAGGACTTGCTCTTTCATTTTCACTTGTTGCCTTAATATATTCTGCTATTACATTTACAACTTTGTATAAATTGATAAATGGTTTCTCTCTATCTTATGTTGGAATGGAATATGGAAAAGTACTTATCGCTACATGTGCAATGTTTGGATTGCTGATGTTGATGAAGGGGACTATAGAAACATACAGCCCGAATGAATATGTATATTTAATGGTTATGATTATTATAGGAGCTATTTCGTACTTTATTGTCCTGTTCCTAACAAGATCACGTTCAATGAAAGAACTTATGAACATTAAACAACTAAAACGAGAAGCATCTGAGGGGAGGTAA
- a CDS encoding WecB/TagA/CpsF family glycosyltransferase, whose amino-acid sequence MKENILGVDVCDQTYDQLASHLLSDIENKRKSFIVAINPEKIMKAQEDESLRNLLNAATYQIPDGVGVLIASKLKKGNIKERVTGIDMMMKLCEQAHLHEKKVFLYGAKPGIADEAKAKLEEMYPGIHIVGTLNGYEKDEKVIEETINGSGAEIIFVALGSPTQENWIINHKEKLAPYVYQGVGGSFDVISGRLNRAPAFFQRLGLEWFYRLIKEPWRFKRQLILPKFLIKVLKG is encoded by the coding sequence ATGAAGGAAAACATCTTAGGAGTAGATGTTTGCGACCAAACGTATGATCAGCTTGCGTCCCATTTATTAAGTGATATTGAGAACAAGCGTAAGTCGTTTATCGTAGCCATTAATCCAGAAAAGATTATGAAGGCACAGGAAGATGAATCTCTTAGGAACCTGTTAAATGCTGCTACATACCAAATTCCAGACGGCGTTGGTGTACTTATTGCTTCAAAGTTAAAAAAAGGAAATATCAAAGAACGAGTAACAGGAATTGATATGATGATGAAACTTTGTGAACAAGCTCATCTTCATGAGAAAAAAGTCTTCCTCTACGGAGCAAAACCTGGAATTGCAGATGAAGCTAAAGCAAAGCTTGAAGAAATGTATCCAGGAATTCACATCGTCGGTACATTGAATGGCTACGAAAAAGATGAGAAAGTCATTGAAGAAACTATCAATGGATCTGGTGCAGAAATCATCTTTGTAGCACTAGGTAGTCCAACTCAAGAAAATTGGATTATTAATCATAAGGAGAAATTAGCTCCATATGTTTATCAAGGAGTCGGTGGCTCATTTGATGTAATCTCTGGGCGATTAAATCGTGCCCCAGCTTTCTTCCAACGTCTTGGACTTGAATGGTTTTACCGCCTTATCAAAGAACCTTGGCGCTTTAAAAGACAGTTAATCTTACCAAAATTTTTGATCAAAGTACTCAAAGGATAG
- a CDS encoding nucleotide sugar dehydrogenase: protein MSKKLCVVGLGYIGLPTAVMFANHGLKVHGVDINEKAVQLINNKQLHIEENGLQDRLVSAIESGHFTASTEPVEADVFIIAVPSPIKADKTANLDYVREATESIVPFLKEGNLVILESTVPPRTVEDVMMPVLKTSPLEIGTQLFVSHSPERVIPGRVFEELVENDRIVGGINEKSSQLTVDLYKTFVKGNIHVTDATTAEMVKVIENTYRDVNIAFANELAKVSEKIGVNAWEAIKLANYHPRVNIHLPGPGVGGHCIAVDPWFLVELQPELAKIISLSRQTNDSMPEYTALKAKQIMEEKGINNGRVAVLGLAFKGNIDDMRESPSVEVVEHLEKLGVDYTAYDPHIKQNNLSKQTQSLEEAVNHADLIVILTDHNEFKTLDPTVVEGSMRTKMIFDTKNCIDRTLWEDNQFDVFLLGDSKHSEV, encoded by the coding sequence ATGTCAAAGAAGTTATGCGTAGTCGGCCTTGGATACATTGGATTGCCAACGGCTGTTATGTTTGCAAACCATGGACTAAAAGTGCATGGAGTAGATATTAATGAGAAAGCAGTACAATTAATTAATAATAAGCAACTTCATATAGAAGAAAACGGCTTACAAGATCGTCTTGTATCAGCGATTGAAAGCGGCCATTTTACCGCTTCAACAGAACCTGTAGAAGCAGACGTATTTATTATTGCTGTTCCTTCTCCAATTAAAGCTGATAAGACAGCAAATCTAGATTATGTACGTGAAGCAACAGAATCAATTGTCCCATTTTTAAAAGAAGGTAACTTGGTGATCCTTGAATCAACAGTGCCTCCTCGTACTGTTGAAGATGTGATGATGCCAGTACTTAAAACATCTCCATTAGAAATTGGTACACAGCTGTTCGTTTCTCATTCACCAGAGCGAGTAATTCCTGGTCGAGTTTTTGAAGAGCTTGTTGAAAATGATCGTATTGTTGGTGGAATTAATGAGAAATCAAGCCAGCTTACTGTTGATCTTTATAAAACATTTGTTAAAGGAAACATTCACGTAACAGATGCTACAACAGCAGAAATGGTAAAAGTAATTGAAAACACCTACCGTGACGTAAATATCGCTTTTGCAAATGAATTAGCTAAGGTTAGTGAGAAAATTGGTGTGAATGCATGGGAAGCGATTAAGTTGGCTAACTACCATCCTCGTGTAAATATCCATTTACCGGGACCTGGTGTTGGTGGACATTGTATCGCTGTTGATCCGTGGTTCCTTGTTGAACTTCAACCAGAACTAGCCAAAATCATTTCTCTTTCTCGTCAAACAAATGATTCTATGCCAGAATATACGGCATTAAAAGCAAAACAGATCATGGAAGAAAAGGGAATTAACAACGGACGTGTTGCAGTGCTTGGTCTAGCATTTAAAGGTAATATTGATGATATGAGAGAAAGTCCATCTGTTGAAGTTGTTGAACACTTAGAAAAACTAGGTGTAGACTACACAGCATATGACCCTCATATTAAACAAAATAACTTATCAAAACAAACACAGAGTTTAGAAGAAGCAGTTAATCATGCAGACTTAATTGTCATTTTAACCGATCATAATGAGTTTAAAACCCTTGATCCAACAGTAGTAGAGGGTAGTATGCGTACGAAGATGATCTTTGATACTAAGAACTGTATTGATCGTACGCTTTGGGAAGATAATCAGTTTGATGTTTTCTTACTAGGTGATTCTAAACATTCAGAAGTATGA
- a CDS encoding UDP-glucose dehydrogenase family protein, translating into MNISIAGTGYVGLVTGVCLAEVGYKVTCFDIDENKVQLMKDGFSPIYEPGLSELMKKNSKQNRLFFTHEPQEAYKDADIIFIAVGTPEQKDGSANLQYVESVAKAIAENVVKDTIVVTKSTVPVGTNDKLKDIIEKHKKHDVKIRVASNPEFLREGTAIYDTFNGDRIVIGAEDPYVIETLEKLYAPLNIPIISTNIRSAEMIKYAANAFLATKISFINEIANICEKVGADVGDVANGIGSDQRIGHQFLRAGIGYGGSCFPKDTKALAQLANHINYDFHLLKSVIEVNNDQRVLLYEKAKKLYGSLKGKKVAVLGLAFKPNTDDIREAASLLLIDALKQEEAQIAVYDPIATRHIQHIYGDTLNYMEVPEDALAQADIAFIVTEWEEIKEIPFSTYKQLMKEPVILDGRNCHDIEEAKKEEVTYLSIGREPVYYKAIESYNVENDS; encoded by the coding sequence GTGAATATTTCCATTGCTGGAACAGGATATGTAGGATTAGTGACAGGTGTTTGTTTAGCTGAAGTGGGTTATAAAGTAACATGTTTTGATATTGATGAGAATAAAGTACAGCTTATGAAAGATGGATTCTCTCCTATTTATGAACCTGGTTTAAGTGAACTTATGAAAAAAAACAGCAAACAAAACCGCCTCTTTTTCACTCACGAGCCACAAGAAGCATATAAAGATGCAGACATCATTTTTATTGCAGTTGGGACTCCTGAGCAAAAAGATGGTTCAGCAAATCTTCAATATGTAGAAAGCGTTGCAAAAGCAATTGCTGAAAATGTTGTAAAAGATACAATCGTTGTCACAAAAAGTACAGTTCCTGTTGGGACAAACGACAAGCTTAAAGACATTATCGAAAAGCACAAGAAGCATGACGTGAAAATTCGTGTTGCCTCAAATCCAGAGTTCTTACGAGAAGGCACAGCTATTTATGATACATTTAATGGAGATCGAATTGTAATTGGGGCCGAAGATCCTTATGTAATTGAAACATTAGAAAAATTGTACGCACCGTTAAACATTCCTATTATCAGTACAAATATTAGAAGTGCAGAAATGATTAAATATGCAGCAAATGCATTTTTAGCTACAAAAATCAGCTTTATTAATGAAATTGCGAACATTTGTGAAAAGGTTGGAGCAGATGTCGGTGATGTAGCTAATGGAATTGGATCAGACCAACGAATTGGGCATCAATTTTTGCGTGCTGGAATTGGCTATGGGGGTTCTTGTTTTCCAAAGGATACAAAAGCCTTAGCTCAGCTTGCTAATCATATTAACTATGATTTTCATCTGTTAAAATCTGTGATTGAAGTGAACAATGATCAGCGAGTATTGCTGTATGAAAAAGCGAAGAAACTTTACGGCTCTTTAAAAGGAAAGAAGGTAGCAGTGCTAGGGCTTGCTTTTAAACCAAATACAGATGATATTCGTGAAGCGGCAAGTCTACTTTTAATCGATGCTCTCAAACAAGAAGAGGCACAGATTGCTGTATATGATCCAATTGCAACTAGACATATTCAACATATTTATGGAGATACTTTAAATTATATGGAAGTACCAGAAGATGCATTAGCACAAGCTGATATAGCATTCATTGTAACAGAATGGGAAGAAATTAAGGAGATTCCTTTTTCAACGTATAAACAGCTTATGAAAGAGCCAGTTATCCTAGATGGCCGTAACTGTCATGATATTGAAGAAGCTAAAAAAGAGGAAGTGACGTACCTGTCCATTGGCAGGGAACCTGTATATTATAAGGCAATTGAATCCTACAATGTAGAAAATGATTCTTAA
- the galU gene encoding UTP--glucose-1-phosphate uridylyltransferase GalU, which translates to MGKIRKAIIPAAGLGTRFLPATKAQPKEMLPIVDKPTIQYIVEEAVASGIEDILIVSGRGKRAIEDHFDKSYELEETLAKRQKWDPLEEIQQISRLANIHYIRQKEPRGLGDAVNCARTFIGNEPFAVMLGDDLVQSKVPCLLQLIKAYEKENHTVIGVQEVEWKNVSKYGIVELGETLTEDYFRVKSLVEKPRREEAPSNYAIMGRYILTPEIFHILESLPAGAGNEIQLTDAISRLSAFQSIGAYHFEGCRYDVGDKLGFVKATIDFALERQALKPALLDYMKKKLNELQQ; encoded by the coding sequence ATGGGGAAAATTCGCAAAGCCATTATTCCAGCAGCAGGGCTTGGAACCCGCTTTTTACCTGCAACGAAAGCGCAGCCGAAAGAAATGCTTCCAATTGTAGATAAACCAACGATTCAATATATTGTGGAAGAAGCAGTAGCTTCAGGAATTGAAGATATTCTGATTGTTAGCGGTCGAGGGAAGCGAGCAATTGAAGATCATTTTGATAAATCGTATGAGCTTGAAGAAACGTTAGCAAAGCGGCAAAAATGGGATCCATTAGAAGAGATTCAACAAATTTCACGCCTTGCAAACATCCACTATATTCGTCAAAAGGAGCCAAGGGGACTGGGGGATGCTGTAAACTGTGCCCGTACCTTCATTGGAAATGAGCCTTTTGCCGTCATGCTTGGAGATGATCTTGTTCAATCTAAAGTACCTTGCCTACTGCAACTTATAAAAGCGTATGAAAAAGAAAATCATACAGTCATTGGCGTTCAAGAAGTAGAATGGAAAAATGTTTCAAAGTACGGGATTGTTGAACTTGGAGAGACACTAACAGAAGACTACTTTAGGGTAAAGTCTCTTGTAGAGAAACCAAGAAGAGAAGAAGCGCCTTCAAATTATGCGATTATGGGACGATATATATTAACACCTGAAATTTTTCACATTTTAGAGAGTTTGCCAGCAGGAGCTGGAAATGAAATTCAGCTTACAGATGCAATTAGTAGACTTAGCGCTTTTCAAAGCATAGGAGCGTACCATTTTGAAGGCTGTCGTTACGATGTGGGGGATAAGCTAGGATTTGTAAAAGCAACAATTGATTTCGCATTAGAGCGTCAAGCGCTAAAGCCTGCTCTTTTAGATTATATGAAAAAGAAGCTAAATGAACTTCAGCAATAA
- a CDS encoding LysM peptidoglycan-binding domain-containing protein — protein sequence MRKRVPFLTSLAVLGSAYLFQTSADAASVEVKKGDTLFKLSKQFNTSVSDLKKVNNLSSDLLRIGQVLQLPNGQSANEQSSQAQPPTSTSNHTSTYQVKSGDTLYKISSQTGTSVAELRALNNLSSTLIYVGQTLKVSGESTSSPATGSSPTGGPNEQSTGSYTVKRGDSLWKIASQYGISVSQLQSLNGLTTNTIYENQVLKITGSPKTDNNTSKPAPPETPTPNGSINKQKFINDALSLQGIPYKWGGTTTSGFDCSGFIYYLLKDQTGGQRLTTAGYWSTTTKVSSPQPGDLVFFTTYRSGPSHMGIYLGNNQFVHASSSNGVTVSSLTNSYWNQRYLGARAL from the coding sequence GTGAGGAAACGAGTACCATTTTTAACATCGTTAGCAGTTCTAGGCAGTGCTTATCTTTTTCAAACGTCCGCAGATGCAGCAAGTGTCGAAGTAAAGAAAGGCGATACCCTTTTTAAACTTTCAAAACAATTTAATACAAGTGTCTCTGATTTGAAGAAGGTCAATAACTTAAGCAGCGACCTTTTACGTATTGGACAAGTTCTTCAATTACCAAATGGACAATCTGCAAATGAACAAAGCTCACAAGCCCAACCACCTACTTCAACAAGTAATCATACATCAACATATCAAGTGAAAAGTGGGGACACTCTTTACAAAATTTCATCCCAAACAGGGACATCTGTAGCAGAGCTCAGAGCGTTAAATAATCTTAGCTCCACCTTAATTTACGTTGGCCAAACGCTAAAAGTTTCAGGTGAAAGTACATCATCACCAGCTACTGGCTCTTCACCAACAGGGGGACCAAACGAACAAAGCACTGGTTCTTATACGGTTAAACGCGGGGACTCCTTATGGAAAATTGCCTCTCAATACGGTATAAGCGTTTCTCAACTACAGAGCCTAAATGGATTAACAACCAATACAATATATGAAAATCAAGTATTGAAAATAACTGGTTCTCCTAAAACAGACAATAACACCTCAAAACCAGCACCACCTGAAACACCTACACCAAATGGTTCGATTAATAAACAAAAATTTATTAATGATGCCCTATCTCTTCAAGGTATCCCTTATAAATGGGGAGGCACAACAACAAGCGGATTTGATTGCAGCGGATTTATTTATTATTTATTAAAAGATCAAACAGGTGGACAACGCTTAACAACGGCAGGATATTGGAGCACAACAACAAAGGTCTCTTCTCCACAGCCTGGAGACTTAGTTTTCTTCACTACATACCGTTCTGGTCCTTCTCATATGGGTATTTATTTGGGAAACAATCAATTCGTACATGCTAGTTCCTCAAATGGAGTAACCGTTTCATCACTTACAAATTCATATTGGAATCAACGTTATTTAGGAGCTCGAGCTCTTTAA
- the ssb gene encoding single-stranded DNA-binding protein, translating to MFNQVTLVGRLARVPDLRYTTDGVAYTHLVLAVQRSFRNQNGEFDADFVSVTVWRKNAENTVQYCEKGTLIGITGRVQTRQYERDGGKKVFLTEIIADRIRFLQRKIGAPS from the coding sequence TTGTTTAATCAAGTTACGTTAGTTGGTCGTCTTGCAAGAGTACCGGACCTTCGTTACACAACAGACGGAGTTGCTTATACTCATTTAGTATTAGCGGTTCAGCGCTCTTTTCGCAACCAAAACGGAGAGTTTGACGCTGACTTTGTTTCTGTTACTGTATGGAGAAAAAATGCAGAAAATACAGTTCAGTACTGTGAAAAAGGAACTTTAATTGGAATCACAGGTCGAGTACAAACCCGTCAGTATGAACGTGATGGCGGTAAAAAGGTATTTTTAACGGAAATCATAGCTGACCGGATTCGCTTTTTGCAACGTAAAATAGGAGCACCATCTTAG